From Gimesia panareensis, the proteins below share one genomic window:
- a CDS encoding sulfatase family protein, whose protein sequence is MTDQRPNIILIITDQQRFDTIHAAGYDFMETPHLDRLHREGIVFNNCFITAASCAPARASLFTGHYPHTTGILKNADTWKHGWIENLHDGGYQTVNIGKMHSWPYTTPLGFDQRYVVENKDRYLEGRYFYDEWDKALRARGLVKQQRELYRQLPDYKESLGAFDWLLDEDMHPDMFVGNMAVDWIRNYPVSEPLFLEIGFPGPHPPYDPIPRYTESYLKKELNIAPVLESDLAHQPEPLKAMRIHNNEVDHDSVVHLLEPTEEQRHRQRAYYLANVTMIDEKVGEIMTALEEKGLLDNSIVIFTSDHGDCLTDHGHSQKWTMYDVITRVPMIIWAPERFGAARAVEGLVQQMDLGPTLMDIADIPLPEPMAAQSLLPLLESGTESAACERDVVFAEQAKDGILTTSKFMTMVRTQDWKLVHFLDEPWGQLFDLTADPLEVDNLWDAPEHAEKKREMLAILREWRIRDSYENADLWEDYR, encoded by the coding sequence ATGACAGATCAACGACCCAACATCATACTCATTATTACCGATCAGCAGCGTTTCGATACGATTCACGCTGCCGGCTATGATTTCATGGAAACGCCGCACCTGGATCGTTTGCATCGCGAGGGAATTGTATTCAACAACTGTTTCATCACAGCCGCTTCCTGTGCTCCGGCCAGAGCATCCCTCTTTACGGGTCATTATCCGCATACGACGGGGATTCTGAAAAACGCAGATACCTGGAAGCATGGCTGGATCGAAAACCTGCATGACGGAGGTTACCAGACTGTCAATATCGGCAAGATGCACAGCTGGCCCTACACGACTCCCCTAGGCTTCGATCAACGGTACGTGGTAGAGAACAAAGATCGCTACCTGGAAGGTCGTTACTTTTATGATGAGTGGGATAAAGCATTGCGTGCCCGCGGCCTGGTGAAACAGCAACGGGAACTCTACCGCCAGTTACCTGATTACAAAGAAAGCCTGGGAGCCTTTGACTGGCTGCTGGATGAGGATATGCATCCCGACATGTTCGTGGGGAACATGGCGGTCGACTGGATCCGCAACTACCCCGTCAGCGAACCGCTGTTTCTGGAAATCGGTTTTCCCGGCCCGCACCCCCCGTATGATCCGATTCCCCGGTATACAGAGTCGTACCTGAAAAAAGAGCTCAACATCGCCCCCGTGCTCGAAAGCGACCTGGCCCACCAGCCGGAGCCGTTAAAGGCGATGCGAATTCATAACAACGAGGTGGATCACGACTCCGTTGTGCATCTCCTGGAACCGACGGAAGAACAGCGACACCGGCAGCGCGCCTATTATCTGGCGAACGTCACGATGATTGACGAAAAAGTGGGGGAGATTATGACGGCGCTGGAAGAGAAAGGGCTGCTGGACAATTCCATTGTCATCTTCACCTCTGATCATGGGGATTGCCTGACAGACCATGGACACAGCCAGAAATGGACCATGTATGACGTCATTACCCGTGTGCCGATGATAATCTGGGCTCCAGAACGCTTTGGCGCAGCGCGTGCGGTTGAGGGTCTGGTTCAGCAGATGGATCTGGGTCCCACATTGATGGATATCGCTGATATCCCCCTCCCGGAACCGATGGCGGCACAGAGCCTGTTGCCGTTACTTGAATCAGGCACTGAATCTGCAGCATGTGAACGTGACGTTGTTTTCGCCGAACAGGCCAAAGACGGCATTCTGACAACCAGCAAGTTTATGACCATGGTGCGCACCCAGGATTGGAAACTGGTTCACTTTCTGGACGAACCGTGGGGACAGCTGTTTGATCTCACAGCCGATCCTCTGGAGGTCGACAACCTCTGGGATGCGCCCGAACATGCTGAAAAGAAGAGAGAAATGCTCGCCATCCTCCGCGAGTGGCGGATTCGCGACAGTTATGAAAATGCCGACCTCTGGGAAGATTATCGGTGA
- a CDS encoding DUF1592 domain-containing protein — MISRFLYLIVFAAISLAPLLCQGAERTPDPQADAFSAVIQPVFQQNCVKCHGKKEQVEGEVNLLRLENADQLVSTPEMLKDLIEAVDSGYMPPESEKPLSESTRKQLVTGLKAYLKQSIESAGTLPATPIRRMNRFQYNNAVQDLFQLKVEVFSLPERMMREYDNYFRPQTGKMPPEVRVGSRPLGKSQLIEKRLGGVAAFPQDLRAENGFDNRGDHLSLSPLLLESFLRLSRSIVTSADFNSKTCGIWKEFFATPKDTTPQETQAIIEGRLRKFLTRAFRRPANDELVNRYTAYVMKQIQHQRSFTEGMQDAAAAALASPQFFYLYDQSADTEILNSTGIDDFALASRLSFFLWGSIPDQTLLDLAAAGKLHEPDILTEQVSRMLHDDRLKRFCDSFPVQWLQLERIISSTPDRQRYPQFYFSKYRASMHMMLEPLLLFETLLIEDQSVLKLIDSDFSYRSELLDAWYRDGKQGRAGSPVTVNFRRVPVKDRRQGGVITNAAVMTMTSNATRTQPITRGAWIAGVILNDPPKPPPADVPLLEDKPKSGEENLTLRERFAAHRKHASCAGCHQRIDPLGFALENYDAAGLWRDKYPNGRTVDASGKLLSKHEFANIIEFKDALLAEKDRFTRAFAAHLLSFALGREIGVADSLALEKIVNKTAAADYRFQSLIREIVLSPPFLQSAGTQGNEPVSEQSDATSK, encoded by the coding sequence TTGATATCACGATTTTTATACCTCATCGTTTTTGCGGCGATCTCGCTGGCTCCCCTGCTCTGTCAGGGAGCTGAGCGTACGCCGGATCCGCAGGCGGACGCTTTCTCTGCCGTCATCCAGCCGGTCTTTCAGCAGAACTGTGTGAAGTGTCACGGCAAGAAAGAACAGGTGGAAGGCGAAGTCAATCTGCTCCGGCTGGAAAATGCCGATCAACTGGTCAGCACTCCGGAAATGTTGAAAGATTTAATCGAAGCGGTCGACTCAGGCTACATGCCCCCTGAGAGTGAAAAACCACTCTCTGAATCGACGCGCAAGCAACTGGTAACCGGTCTGAAAGCGTACCTGAAACAATCGATTGAATCAGCGGGGACCTTGCCGGCCACGCCGATTCGCAGAATGAATCGGTTTCAATACAACAATGCCGTTCAGGATCTGTTCCAGCTGAAAGTGGAAGTCTTTTCACTTCCCGAGCGGATGATGCGGGAGTACGACAATTACTTTCGGCCACAAACGGGAAAAATGCCCCCGGAAGTACGGGTCGGCAGTCGTCCGCTTGGCAAGTCCCAGTTGATCGAAAAGCGACTTGGCGGAGTGGCTGCCTTCCCCCAGGACTTACGTGCCGAGAACGGGTTCGATAACAGAGGGGATCACCTTTCACTTTCCCCATTACTGTTGGAATCGTTTCTGAGACTGAGTCGTTCCATTGTCACCAGTGCAGACTTCAACTCAAAAACCTGCGGTATCTGGAAAGAGTTTTTTGCAACTCCTAAAGATACGACGCCGCAAGAAACACAGGCGATCATTGAAGGTCGCTTAAGGAAATTTCTGACACGCGCCTTTCGACGTCCCGCCAACGATGAACTTGTCAACCGCTATACCGCTTATGTGATGAAACAGATTCAACATCAGAGGTCTTTCACGGAAGGCATGCAGGACGCGGCAGCAGCGGCACTGGCTTCGCCTCAGTTTTTCTATCTGTATGACCAGTCGGCTGACACAGAAATTCTGAATAGTACAGGAATTGATGATTTTGCTCTGGCTTCGCGCCTTTCGTTTTTTCTCTGGGGAAGTATTCCTGACCAGACACTGCTCGACCTGGCTGCAGCCGGAAAACTGCATGAGCCAGACATTTTAACCGAGCAGGTTTCCCGCATGTTGCATGACGATCGTCTCAAGCGATTTTGCGACAGCTTTCCTGTCCAATGGCTGCAACTGGAGCGGATCATCTCATCCACTCCGGATCGTCAACGGTATCCGCAATTCTACTTTTCCAAGTACCGTGCCAGCATGCATATGATGCTGGAGCCGTTACTCCTGTTTGAGACGTTGCTGATTGAAGATCAGTCTGTGCTTAAGTTGATTGATTCCGATTTCAGTTATCGAAGCGAATTGCTGGATGCCTGGTATCGCGATGGTAAGCAGGGCAGAGCAGGATCTCCAGTCACTGTGAACTTTCGGCGCGTGCCTGTCAAAGACCGGCGGCAGGGCGGAGTCATCACCAACGCTGCTGTCATGACGATGACCTCGAATGCAACCCGGACCCAGCCGATCACGCGCGGTGCCTGGATTGCGGGCGTCATTCTGAACGATCCTCCCAAACCTCCGCCTGCGGATGTGCCCCTGCTGGAGGACAAGCCGAAGTCTGGCGAAGAAAACCTGACATTGCGTGAGCGGTTCGCTGCCCATAGAAAACATGCCAGCTGTGCAGGCTGTCACCAGCGGATTGATCCACTAGGGTTTGCGTTGGAAAATTATGATGCAGCAGGCCTCTGGCGTGATAAATACCCCAACGGGCGAACGGTCGACGCCAGTGGCAAGCTGTTAAGCAAACATGAATTCGCCAATATTATCGAGTTCAAAGATGCGTTGCTGGCTGAAAAGGACCGGTTTACCCGTGCCTTTGCAGCGCATTTGCTCTCATTTGCCCTGGGACGCGAAATTGGGGTTGCAGATTCACTGGCATTGGAAAAGATTGTGAATAAAACAGCGGCTGCAGATTACCGGTTTCAGTCGCTCATCAGGGAAATCGTGTTGAGCCCCCCTTTTTTACAGAGTGCAGGTACACAGGGAAACGAGCCCGTCTCTGAACAATCAGACGCGACCTCAAAATAA